A window from Legionella busanensis encodes these proteins:
- a CDS encoding DNA-processing protein DprA: MFAISPSLEIGSYEYLLDEKVSSYKQLVDLMKVSNAEHLIDLVDKTTAQGYFNRVYTEIRRKKVADFNVFMRGTADYLSKLNDAEYPLPLLYYRGNLDLLHTRGLAIVGARAASPEGKIRTKKLVKTLVEHDFTIISGLAAGIDTAAHEAAIQLGGRTIAVIGTPITHFYPPQNRALQEEIAKHHLLISQVPIIRYEKGNPKSNRFNFPERNKTMSAISEATIIVEASNTSGSLTQAKAALKQGRKLFILNNNFENQHLTWPQKFEDLGAIRVRDIQDILNNL, from the coding sequence ATGTTTGCTATTTCACCTTCATTAGAAATTGGCTCTTACGAATACTTACTTGATGAAAAAGTATCCTCTTATAAGCAGCTTGTTGATTTAATGAAAGTAAGTAATGCAGAACATTTAATTGATTTAGTGGATAAAACCACCGCGCAAGGTTATTTTAATCGGGTATATACAGAAATTAGAAGAAAGAAGGTAGCTGATTTTAATGTTTTTATGCGCGGAACTGCAGATTATTTATCTAAGCTTAATGATGCTGAATATCCCTTGCCACTTTTATATTATCGCGGCAATCTTGATCTCTTGCATACAAGGGGATTGGCTATTGTTGGTGCAAGAGCTGCTTCTCCGGAAGGAAAGATAAGAACTAAAAAATTAGTTAAAACCCTCGTTGAACATGATTTTACAATTATTTCTGGCCTTGCTGCAGGCATTGATACAGCGGCTCATGAAGCAGCTATTCAATTAGGTGGAAGAACAATTGCGGTAATTGGTACACCCATTACCCATTTTTACCCACCACAAAATCGTGCTCTACAAGAAGAGATTGCTAAACATCATTTACTTATTTCTCAAGTACCCATTATTCGCTATGAAAAAGGAAACCCCAAATCCAATCGCTTTAATTTTCCTGAGCGAAATAAAACCATGTCAGCAATTAGTGAAGCGACTATTATTGTGGAAGCAAGTAATACGTCTGGTTCGCTAACGCAAGCAAAAGCCGCGCTTAAACAGGGGCGAAAATTATTTATTTTAAATAACAATTTTGAAAACCAACATTTAACCTGGCCTCAAAAATTTGAAGATTTAGGGGCAATACGGGTTAGAGATATACAAGACATCCTAAATAATTTATAA
- a CDS encoding phage integrase N-terminal domain-containing protein, translating to MWESKTKLKSADYSINQIVKRASYQSYASQNDMRIMLRKCVRDLHRLGFKLTHIKGFKPKHIYKLVDYWKQEDKSPATIKNYLSKLRELGKLLEDKKLVKPDNKAYNIGRRQYFPEQSKAIHYIDFSKCSDPLIRLSMEGQYLFGLRREESIKFNLSQALINKGAILLAPSWTKGGIGRSIPITNQAQRDWLKRVGKTVKPGQSLIYEGSTYAKQLNKYAYQTRLMGLKQLHGLRHGYAQRRYKELTAFYDLNKRGWACPFNGGPIAKEMSKVERDIDFKVRHILTRELGHSRLSILKSYLS from the coding sequence ATGTGGGAGAGTAAGACAAAATTAAAAAGCGCAGACTATTCTATTAACCAAATAGTTAAACGTGCTTCTTATCAGTCATATGCTAGTCAAAATGATATGCGGATCATGCTTAGGAAATGTGTTCGTGATTTACATAGGTTGGGTTTTAAACTCACTCATATCAAAGGATTTAAACCTAAGCATATTTATAAGCTAGTTGACTATTGGAAACAAGAAGATAAAAGTCCAGCAACGATTAAAAATTATTTATCAAAGTTACGCGAACTGGGTAAATTATTAGAGGATAAAAAATTAGTCAAACCTGACAATAAGGCCTATAACATAGGCCGCCGTCAATATTTCCCCGAGCAGAGCAAAGCCATTCATTATATTGATTTTTCAAAGTGTTCTGATCCACTGATTAGACTTTCCATGGAGGGCCAGTATTTATTTGGTTTAAGACGCGAAGAATCAATTAAGTTTAATTTAAGTCAGGCATTAATAAATAAGGGTGCTATTTTACTTGCACCTAGCTGGACTAAAGGCGGAATAGGAAGAAGCATACCTATTACTAATCAAGCGCAACGGGATTGGTTAAAGCGAGTAGGGAAGACAGTTAAACCCGGCCAATCTTTAATTTATGAAGGAAGCACGTATGCTAAACAGCTTAATAAATATGCCTATCAAACAAGGCTCATGGGTCTTAAACAATTGCATGGGTTAAGGCATGGCTATGCTCAAAGGCGTTATAAAGAGTTAACTGCGTTTTATGATCTTAATAAAAGAGGGTGGGCGTGTCCTTTTAATGGCGGTCCCATAGCAAAAGAGATGTCCAAAGTAGAGCGAGATATCGATTTTAAGGTAAGACATATCTTAACTCGGGAACTCGGGCATTCAAGATTAAGTATCCTTAAGTCTTATTTATCTTAG
- a CDS encoding GFA family protein, which produces MDGKIAYEIKGPLGPIVNCHCSKCRKWHGAAFRTRCTVESKNFILRINLKTRQNN; this is translated from the coding sequence CTGGATGGGAAAATTGCTTATGAGATTAAGGGGCCATTAGGACCTATAGTTAATTGCCATTGCTCCAAGTGTAGGAAATGGCACGGTGCTGCTTTTAGAACACGCTGTACGGTGGAAAGTAAAAATTTCATCTTACGGATTAATCTTAAAACAAGACAAAACAATTAA
- a CDS encoding phosphoribosyltransferase, translated as MYNLIQLESWEIEQNRFALSEDDNCFYYMNYEPNSDLNKSYEKQTIVNIKISKEELDKNPNRLYYKEKGLREVSSWLVNTINKHRRLAEEYLWMPAYSSKAKTDKLYDDRLQKILSLVKEKIPEFNWFDAFDVKQTVESSRKSNKRNINEKFNNLTIDRCFIKHLKGKKIVIFDDVLTTGTTFQAAKAKLKEVDDSFYIIGVFISKTVHK; from the coding sequence ATGTATAACTTAATCCAGCTAGAAAGCTGGGAAATTGAGCAAAATCGTTTTGCCTTATCAGAAGATGATAATTGTTTTTATTATATGAATTATGAGCCAAACTCTGATTTGAATAAAAGTTATGAAAAGCAAACCATTGTAAACATCAAAATTTCTAAAGAAGAATTAGATAAAAACCCTAATCGGCTTTATTACAAGGAAAAAGGCTTAAGAGAAGTTTCATCATGGTTGGTAAATACCATTAATAAGCATAGAAGATTGGCGGAGGAATACTTATGGATGCCAGCTTATTCATCTAAAGCCAAAACAGACAAGCTCTATGATGATAGACTTCAAAAAATTTTATCATTAGTAAAAGAAAAAATTCCTGAGTTTAATTGGTTTGACGCGTTTGATGTTAAACAAACAGTTGAAAGCAGTAGAAAGTCTAATAAAAGAAACATTAACGAAAAGTTTAACAACCTAACTATTGATAGATGTTTTATCAAACATCTAAAAGGCAAAAAAATTGTTATTTTTGATGATGTCTTAACAACAGGAACTACCTTTCAAGCGGCAAAAGCCAAGTTAAAAGAAGTAGATGATAGCTTCTATATAATCGGTGTTTTTATTTCTA